A genomic stretch from Bifidobacterium sp. ESL0769 includes:
- a CDS encoding vWA domain-containing protein codes for MNLDNLKTLRFNPALGWPAGIAIAIIMLGFAFAVVVVHRRRKGESDETVWACVRRCVICVIIALLALTPSTIASTTSRAVNTIDVVIATDVTGSMAVDDAQYGTSKTMTRLDAAKKAIDDLTSIYDNSSFAAVHFGASATLDVPLTPDIGAIRNWATGLNTEPTSVSAGSNLDAPIDPLLVTLKQMRTAHPQDKIVLYYISDGEQTSAKPRRTFSSLRQYLDDAFTIGVGSEKGGQIPEVTAGPSDSDGDQPSTSSQGWVKDPATGQPGISRMDKKNLIAIADEMSGKCILLDATHKLDKSSVTSLSKHFRTVETPKRRERVMPVVWPLYIALAALLTMEMGSWLANSRRLL; via the coding sequence ATGAACCTCGACAACCTTAAGACACTGCGTTTCAACCCTGCGCTCGGTTGGCCCGCCGGCATCGCCATCGCGATTATCATGCTTGGTTTCGCGTTCGCCGTGGTCGTGGTTCACCGCCGCAGGAAAGGCGAAAGCGACGAAACCGTGTGGGCATGCGTGCGCCGTTGTGTCATTTGCGTCATCATTGCGCTTTTGGCATTGACCCCCTCCACCATTGCCAGCACCACAAGCCGCGCGGTGAACACCATCGATGTGGTCATCGCCACTGACGTGACCGGCTCCATGGCCGTTGATGACGCCCAATACGGAACGAGCAAGACGATGACACGCCTGGATGCCGCCAAGAAAGCCATTGACGACCTCACGTCAATCTATGACAATTCCAGCTTTGCTGCGGTGCATTTCGGTGCGAGCGCGACGTTGGACGTGCCGTTGACCCCCGATATCGGTGCCATCCGCAACTGGGCCACCGGGCTTAACACAGAACCGACCTCGGTCTCCGCGGGTTCGAACCTGGACGCACCGATCGACCCGCTGCTGGTGACGCTCAAGCAAATGCGCACTGCACATCCGCAGGATAAAATCGTACTGTATTACATATCGGATGGTGAGCAGACTTCCGCGAAACCACGACGCACCTTCTCTTCACTTCGTCAATACCTCGACGACGCCTTCACCATCGGCGTCGGCAGCGAGAAAGGCGGCCAGATTCCCGAAGTCACAGCAGGCCCCAGCGACTCCGATGGCGACCAGCCGAGCACGAGCAGCCAAGGGTGGGTGAAGGACCCCGCCACGGGCCAGCCCGGAATCTCAAGGATGGACAAGAAGAACCTGATCGCAATCGCCGACGAGATGAGCGGAAAATGCATCCTGCTCGATGCCACGCACAAGCTCGACAAATCTTCCGTGACCTCGCTTTCCAAGCATTTCAGGACCGTGGAAACGCCGAAACGCCGTGAACGCGTGATGCCCGTGGTCTGGCCCCTTTACATAGCCCTGGCAGCACTGTTGACGATGGAGATGGGCAGCTGGTTGGCGAATTCAAGGAGACTGCTGTGA
- a CDS encoding DUF6466 family protein, whose protein sequence is MKKNKNKNKNETHSASTPPAAPTPALASKTLQKSTKRRKAGATKARPQAQGKKHQAIASLPVRIVMGVIAVVFLAVAGALLANITAIDTYNQATASLNASIEYSKKPDADPQRVKAQLDQANAQFDQARRMGVLLTPSTKELINVNSDISGKLTTSTDHKIAAANGNGNGTSGKGANGKGSKSPNSGNAGSQGLTDEQRKQVEETLKANQPNGPVNGDNKTPTKSDDSSSVKPW, encoded by the coding sequence GTGAAGAAGAACAAAAACAAGAACAAGAACGAAACCCACTCTGCTTCCACGCCTCCAGCCGCGCCAACGCCAGCCCTAGCGTCCAAAACGCTTCAAAAAAGCACAAAACGTCGCAAGGCAGGCGCCACCAAGGCAAGGCCGCAAGCGCAAGGCAAGAAGCATCAGGCGATAGCGTCTTTGCCTGTACGAATCGTCATGGGAGTCATAGCGGTCGTCTTTCTCGCCGTCGCCGGGGCGCTGCTGGCGAACATAACCGCCATCGATACCTATAACCAGGCCACGGCATCGCTCAACGCCAGCATCGAATACTCCAAGAAACCCGATGCCGATCCGCAACGGGTCAAGGCACAGCTCGACCAGGCCAACGCCCAGTTCGATCAGGCCCGACGCATGGGTGTTCTGCTTACGCCCAGCACGAAGGAACTCATCAACGTCAACAGCGACATTTCCGGTAAGCTCACCACTTCGACCGATCACAAGATAGCCGCGGCCAACGGCAATGGGAACGGAACAAGCGGTAAAGGGGCCAATGGCAAGGGCTCGAAATCCCCGAATTCCGGCAACGCCGGCAGCCAAGGGCTGACCGACGAGCAGCGCAAACAGGTCGAAGAAACCCTCAAGGCCAATCAACCGAATGGCCCGGTCAACGGCGACAATAAAACCCCGACCAAAAGCGATGACAGCTCCAGCGTCAAGCCTTGGTGA
- the purB gene encoding adenylosuccinate lyase yields MQLTQISPAIALTSLDGRYHKQTAPLVEYLSEPALNRERITVEIEWMILLANGFARNGNRPVLKGVKPLTNAEIKYLRDIPEDFGAEGIARHAAYEAKTHHDVKAVEYYIDDELDRAPSVLGADTQLPNLKTLVHFACTSEDINNLANARCIKKAVTQVWLPKAQELTDFLASKAEEFKDLPMLALTHGQPATPTTLGKELAVFVHRLRRQLKHIDEQEYLGKINGATGTFGAHTVACPNADWIAISREFVINRMGLTWNPLTTQIESHDWQAELYGTISHINRILHNLAVDIWMYISRGVFAQVPVKGATGSSTMPHKVNPIRFENAEANLELSCSFLDTLSNTLVESRWQRDLTDSTTQRNVGAALGYSLLALDNLLGGLKSIHPNFEVIARELDENWEVLGEPIQTAMRAQEFAGREGMERPYEKVKELMRGKSISKGDIETFIDSLDFDEETAARLKSLTPQTYTGLAAQLVGFDGQ; encoded by the coding sequence ATGCAGCTTACCCAGATTTCACCGGCAATCGCGTTGACTTCATTGGACGGACGGTATCACAAACAGACCGCCCCACTCGTGGAATATCTGAGCGAACCGGCATTGAACCGCGAACGCATCACCGTCGAAATCGAATGGATGATTCTTCTGGCCAACGGCTTTGCGAGGAACGGCAATAGGCCAGTGCTCAAAGGCGTCAAACCGCTCACGAACGCTGAAATCAAATATCTGCGTGATATTCCCGAAGATTTCGGCGCCGAGGGCATCGCCCGCCACGCGGCCTATGAAGCCAAGACCCATCACGACGTCAAGGCCGTCGAATACTACATCGACGACGAACTCGACCGCGCGCCAAGCGTACTCGGGGCCGACACGCAACTGCCCAATCTCAAGACCTTGGTGCATTTCGCCTGCACTTCCGAAGACATCAACAACCTGGCCAATGCCCGTTGCATCAAAAAGGCCGTCACGCAAGTCTGGCTTCCCAAAGCCCAGGAACTGACGGATTTCCTCGCCTCGAAAGCCGAGGAATTCAAGGACCTCCCGATGCTCGCGCTGACCCACGGCCAGCCCGCCACACCCACGACCTTGGGCAAGGAACTGGCAGTATTCGTTCATCGGCTTCGCCGTCAACTGAAACATATCGACGAACAGGAATACCTCGGCAAGATCAACGGGGCGACCGGCACGTTCGGTGCGCACACTGTCGCCTGCCCTAATGCCGATTGGATCGCGATTTCGCGTGAATTCGTCATCAACCGTATGGGCCTGACTTGGAACCCGCTAACCACGCAGATCGAAAGCCACGACTGGCAGGCCGAACTTTACGGCACCATCAGCCACATCAACCGCATCCTGCACAACCTCGCGGTGGATATCTGGATGTATATCTCCCGCGGCGTCTTCGCCCAGGTGCCCGTCAAGGGCGCGACCGGCTCGTCGACCATGCCCCACAAGGTCAACCCGATTCGTTTCGAGAACGCCGAAGCGAACCTTGAGCTTTCTTGTTCATTCCTCGACACGCTTTCCAATACCTTGGTCGAAAGCCGCTGGCAGCGCGATCTGACCGATTCCACCACCCAACGCAACGTCGGCGCGGCGCTCGGCTATTCGCTGCTGGCGCTCGACAACCTGCTCGGCGGCCTCAAATCCATCCATCCGAACTTTGAGGTCATCGCCCGTGAACTCGACGAAAACTGGGAAGTGCTGGGCGAACCCATCCAAACGGCCATGCGCGCCCAGGAATTCGCCGGACGAGAAGGCATGGAACGGCCGTACGAAAAAGTCAAGGAGCTCATGCGCGGCAAGAGCATTTCCAAGGGCGATATCGAAACGTTCATCGATTCATTGGACTTCGACGAGGAGACCGCAGCCCGCCTGAAGTCGCTTACACCGCAGACCTACACCGGTCTAGCGGCACAACTGGTAGGCTTTGACGGGCAATGA
- a CDS encoding lysylphosphatidylglycerol synthase transmembrane domain-containing protein: protein MSSKTPSSSLSEGPSSQASASDSLPESSDLMPDLTPDSLKPDNQATSEAPKQRSAVDIDDVAPQRAHNANDLLHAVGALILAVVVIVFATYLHGITTGVEHDAKTAGQAFTWLMDLPVSILQQFLSFAIIISVLIHLLINREWFQSAVSVVALFCGYAVILVLSFVLAHLGVPALMDALQSSEGAGPAMLPDFYAGIGAFLTVAGPKRSRSSVKWGWNTLFIAAAVFVIVSWHSVAGTIVSFAVGRVIGLTLRFAMGTRTQGLWGSGIVQAVGNIGLKLTELHRREDDDETGALKSRLDDDLIENSRIYDAKDERGKRYIISVLDSLPHAAGYLNQLWQGLRFTGVAIRRDRSASDAIHHHFSMLLGLKSCGLTTPIPYGVMDSEESSLLVLDVTDNPSPVDLSNLTEDEMVDYMDYLAKANSRGYTHRRITPDTLAQIHGEHVIVGWQNGDYASGSTNIAMDKVQLLVLLATLTDPQLAIESALKVWDRQTLISLAPFIQKVAIPSATRNLPSWTKQLLGEVREGLNALDPRDEVEASEPVTLARFNVKSFLSITLLIIAVAVIFTQLRPNEVIAAVRHANLGWALVCLLLSMLAWVGSSITLGSFMDSDRRHPFDLFCSQAASGFTAVSMPAGVGPAFVNLQYLRKSGYKNTAATAIMSVTWAVQGLTTIVLLLIMGLFTGRNMLSGMVPTNTLVVVIGAIVLVLCLCMAITPIRRLIVDKYLPMLLSYAHQLVEVLSQPQKLASGIFGALILNIATGLGFWAALMAFGTSSNPLETIFVFLLANTLGSAAPTPGGLGAVEAALTFAFTSIGVPPAVALSATLLYRVGFYWLRIPIGFLAMKRLDHRNLL, encoded by the coding sequence ATGAGCAGCAAAACGCCCTCTTCGTCACTTTCAGAGGGACCTTCCTCGCAAGCTTCAGCTTCGGATTCGTTGCCGGAATCATCAGACCTGATGCCTGATTTGACGCCGGATTCACTCAAGCCGGATAATCAGGCTACGTCAGAGGCACCAAAACAGCGTTCGGCGGTCGATATCGACGACGTCGCCCCCCAACGCGCCCACAACGCCAACGATCTGCTCCATGCCGTAGGTGCCTTGATATTGGCGGTCGTCGTCATCGTTTTCGCCACCTATCTGCATGGCATCACCACCGGCGTCGAACACGACGCCAAAACCGCCGGCCAGGCCTTCACCTGGCTGATGGATCTGCCGGTTTCCATTCTTCAGCAGTTTCTGAGCTTTGCCATCATCATCAGTGTGCTGATCCATCTGCTCATCAACAGGGAATGGTTCCAGTCCGCGGTTTCGGTGGTGGCGCTCTTCTGCGGATATGCCGTTATCCTGGTCCTTTCCTTCGTCCTGGCCCATCTGGGCGTTCCCGCGCTGATGGATGCCCTGCAATCCAGCGAAGGCGCGGGGCCGGCGATGCTCCCCGACTTCTACGCGGGCATCGGGGCGTTCCTGACCGTAGCCGGACCGAAACGTTCCCGTTCCTCGGTGAAATGGGGTTGGAACACGCTATTCATCGCGGCCGCGGTTTTCGTCATCGTCTCATGGCATTCGGTGGCCGGCACCATCGTCTCCTTTGCTGTGGGACGGGTCATCGGGCTAACTTTGCGCTTTGCGATGGGAACCAGAACTCAAGGGCTCTGGGGGTCGGGAATCGTTCAAGCGGTGGGCAACATAGGGCTCAAATTGACCGAACTGCATCGGCGCGAAGATGACGACGAAACCGGAGCCCTCAAATCCAGACTTGACGACGATCTCATCGAAAACTCACGTATCTACGACGCCAAAGACGAACGAGGCAAACGCTATATCATCTCCGTACTGGATTCCCTGCCTCATGCCGCCGGTTACTTGAACCAGCTATGGCAAGGCCTGCGGTTCACCGGAGTGGCCATCCGCCGCGACCGTTCGGCAAGCGATGCCATCCATCATCATTTCTCGATGCTGTTGGGGCTCAAATCCTGCGGTCTGACGACACCCATCCCATACGGGGTGATGGACAGCGAGGAATCCTCGCTACTGGTGCTCGACGTCACCGACAACCCAAGTCCCGTCGACCTCAGCAACCTCACCGAAGACGAAATGGTCGATTATATGGACTATCTCGCCAAAGCGAACAGCAGAGGCTACACCCACCGACGTATTACACCAGACACACTGGCCCAAATCCACGGCGAGCACGTCATCGTCGGTTGGCAGAACGGTGATTACGCCAGCGGCAGCACCAATATCGCGATGGACAAGGTGCAGCTGCTGGTCTTGCTTGCAACATTGACCGACCCACAACTGGCCATTGAATCGGCACTGAAAGTATGGGACCGTCAGACGTTGATTTCCTTGGCGCCGTTCATCCAAAAAGTCGCCATCCCCTCGGCCACCAGGAATCTTCCCAGCTGGACCAAGCAACTGCTCGGCGAAGTGCGTGAAGGTCTCAATGCGCTTGATCCGCGCGACGAGGTCGAGGCCTCGGAACCGGTGACGCTGGCCCGTTTCAATGTCAAATCGTTCCTCTCCATCACCCTGCTCATCATCGCCGTCGCCGTCATCTTCACTCAACTGAGGCCCAATGAGGTCATCGCCGCCGTGCGTCACGCCAACCTCGGCTGGGCGCTGGTCTGTCTGCTGCTTTCGATGCTTGCTTGGGTCGGCTCGTCCATCACCCTTGGCTCGTTCATGGACAGTGACAGGCGTCACCCCTTTGACCTCTTCTGCTCGCAGGCTGCTTCCGGCTTCACCGCCGTCTCGATGCCTGCAGGCGTTGGACCGGCGTTCGTCAACCTCCAGTACCTGCGCAAAAGCGGTTACAAGAACACCGCAGCCACTGCCATCATGTCCGTAACATGGGCGGTACAAGGTCTGACGACCATCGTGCTACTGCTGATCATGGGCCTGTTCACCGGGCGCAACATGCTTTCCGGCATGGTGCCGACCAACACGCTGGTTGTCGTAATCGGCGCCATCGTGCTTGTGCTGTGCCTGTGCATGGCCATCACCCCGATCCGACGCCTGATTGTCGACAAATATCTGCCGATGCTTCTCTCCTACGCCCATCAATTGGTCGAAGTCCTCTCCCAACCGCAAAAACTTGCCAGTGGCATTTTCGGGGCGCTGATTCTCAACATCGCCACCGGCCTCGGGTTCTGGGCGGCGTTAATGGCTTTCGGCACCTCCTCGAATCCGTTGGAGACCATTTTCGTTTTCCTTTTGGCCAATACCCTGGGCAGCGCAGCGCCCACCCCGGGCGGCTTGGGTGCCGTCGAGGCCGCGCTTACTTTCGCCTTCACCTCGATCGGCGTGCCACCAGCGGTGGCATTGAGCGCCACGCTGCTGTATCGTGTCGGTTTCTACTGGCTGCGTATCCCGATTGGCTTCCTCGCAATGAAACGGCTCGACCATCGCAATCTGCTCTAA
- a CDS encoding HU family DNA-binding protein: MAYNKSDLVSKIAQKSNLTKAQAEAAVNAFQDVFVEAMQSGEGLKLTGLFSAERVRRAARTGRNPRTGETIKIPASYGVRISAGSLLKKAVASK, from the coding sequence ATGGCATACAACAAGTCTGATCTCGTTTCGAAGATTGCACAGAAGTCCAACCTGACCAAGGCCCAGGCCGAAGCGGCCGTCAACGCCTTCCAGGATGTGTTCGTCGAGGCAATGCAGTCCGGCGAAGGCCTGAAGCTCACCGGTCTCTTCTCCGCAGAACGCGTCCGTCGTGCCGCTCGCACCGGCCGCAACCCGCGCACCGGCGAAACGATCAAGATTCCGGCATCCTACGGTGTCCGCATCTCCGCTGGCAGCCTCCTTAAGAAGGCCGTTGCCTCCAAGTGA
- a CDS encoding inositol monophosphatase family protein — protein sequence MTTNPRALALKVAQVTQDAGKHALQDQINPQDFAELEIPSTSTRVGSTIDKKLIAFVENRLNYLEPFDGMWRDRPENAKPGDRFWCVGPIDGAINFRRNMSEWTITVSLFEFNEENSAQPILGVVHAPALGLTYLAANGQGAIRIRRTPIGEKRGKVLPSTISSLTGSVVSFGMSHVPAESERAFHVLSEIAGKPADVKRIGPVSLDLCKVADGTYDAYFEPHLHRWDIPAVSAGTVVVRQAQGKVSRWNGNPIHWRSENDIVATNGVITEELKPYLVDLAYPFQ from the coding sequence ATGACGACTAATCCAAGGGCGTTGGCGCTCAAAGTGGCCCAGGTGACGCAGGACGCGGGAAAACACGCGCTTCAGGACCAAATCAATCCGCAGGATTTCGCCGAACTTGAAATCCCGTCGACGTCCACGCGCGTAGGGAGCACCATCGACAAGAAGCTCATCGCTTTCGTCGAAAACCGCCTCAACTACCTCGAACCATTCGACGGCATGTGGCGAGACCGGCCCGAAAACGCCAAGCCCGGCGACCGTTTCTGGTGCGTGGGGCCGATTGACGGGGCCATCAATTTCCGACGCAACATGAGCGAGTGGACCATCACCGTTTCGCTGTTCGAATTCAACGAGGAGAACTCCGCACAGCCGATTCTGGGCGTCGTTCACGCTCCGGCGCTCGGCCTTACCTATTTGGCCGCCAACGGGCAGGGCGCCATCCGTATCCGCCGCACGCCGATCGGCGAGAAACGCGGGAAAGTACTTCCTTCGACCATCAGTTCTTTGACCGGTTCCGTCGTGAGTTTCGGCATGTCACATGTGCCCGCGGAATCCGAACGAGCGTTCCACGTTTTGAGCGAGATCGCCGGCAAACCAGCCGACGTCAAGCGCATCGGGCCTGTCTCGCTCGACCTTTGCAAAGTGGCGGACGGCACCTACGACGCCTACTTCGAGCCACACCTGCACCGTTGGGACATTCCCGCGGTCTCAGCAGGCACTGTCGTGGTGCGGCAGGCACAGGGCAAGGTGAGCCGTTGGAACGGCAATCCCATCCACTGGCGCAGCGAGAACGACATCGTCGCCACCAACGGGGTAATCACCGAAGAGCTCAAGCCTTATCTCGTCGATCTGGCCTATCCGTTCCAATAG
- a CDS encoding ubiquitin-like protein Pup, with the protein MAQQFAQRQRRSEEPQSQGQQESQKTDTVQDQEDALDAVLDDISSTLETDAETYVSSFVQKGGE; encoded by the coding sequence ATGGCACAGCAGTTCGCACAACGACAGCGCAGAAGCGAAGAACCTCAATCACAAGGGCAGCAGGAAAGTCAGAAAACCGACACGGTCCAGGATCAGGAAGACGCGCTCGACGCCGTGCTCGACGACATCTCCTCGACGCTGGAAACCGATGCGGAAACCTACGTTTCGAGCTTCGTGCAGAAAGGTGGCGAGTGA
- a CDS encoding proteasome accessory factor PafA2 family protein encodes MPQLRDSSNQGPGNQSSRSPEYDSFHRIFGIETEYGVSVTGANKPCDPGQVAMMMFAPILSRSRSTNAYLENGSRLYLDVGSHPEYATAEARDPSAALTQDLAGEQIMQRLAIGAQERLRKTHGEHATIHLFKDNVDSAGHAFGCHENYLVRRYVSLPIIKAQLLPFLVTRQLFTGAGRVSENGFEITQRAAFLDEGVSSSTTRFRPMVNTRDEPHADPDEFRRLHVIIGDSNRSQWATKMKLATTHLVLCAIEDAAKRGVASEFECCALNDPSASNKAMSADLSCCKQVIELEDSASFRAKQQELGLQTSGSGDRSQNHTVTALEIQYLYFAVVSRFVESHHDEIKQSLPDTDCMDILHEWKTALDALSSKDFTALSNRVDWVAKYQLLSKMKERNPSLSTTQALQIDMNYHDIANGSIYPSLVKHGLVETLVTYEAVEHAVENPPQDTRAALRGGFVHQALASGATFTCDWTHLKTTAPTRHEAELIDPFAATPDADYAQLMQSL; translated from the coding sequence ATGCCGCAGCTGCGTGACAGCAGCAATCAAGGGCCCGGCAATCAGTCATCGCGCTCCCCTGAATACGATTCTTTTCATCGCATTTTTGGTATCGAAACTGAATACGGGGTCTCCGTGACTGGGGCGAACAAGCCTTGCGACCCGGGGCAAGTCGCGATGATGATGTTCGCGCCAATACTTTCGCGCTCTCGTTCCACCAACGCCTACTTGGAGAACGGCTCACGGCTATATCTTGATGTCGGTTCCCACCCCGAATACGCCACCGCCGAAGCACGGGATCCTTCGGCTGCGCTGACGCAGGACCTGGCCGGCGAACAGATTATGCAACGCCTCGCCATCGGCGCACAGGAACGGTTGCGCAAGACACACGGCGAGCACGCGACCATTCACCTGTTCAAAGACAATGTCGACTCGGCGGGCCACGCTTTTGGCTGCCATGAGAACTACTTGGTGCGGCGCTATGTTTCCCTGCCCATCATCAAGGCGCAGCTGCTGCCGTTTTTGGTAACCAGACAGCTCTTCACCGGAGCCGGAAGGGTGAGCGAAAACGGCTTCGAAATCACGCAACGGGCTGCATTTCTCGACGAAGGCGTCTCATCCTCCACCACACGCTTCCGGCCGATGGTCAACACACGCGACGAACCGCATGCCGACCCGGACGAATTCCGCAGACTGCACGTCATCATCGGCGATTCCAACCGCTCGCAATGGGCAACGAAGATGAAACTGGCGACCACCCATCTGGTGCTCTGCGCCATCGAAGACGCGGCGAAACGAGGCGTTGCCTCTGAGTTTGAATGCTGCGCTTTGAACGACCCCAGTGCTTCGAACAAGGCGATGAGCGCCGACCTGAGCTGCTGCAAGCAGGTGATTGAGCTCGAAGATTCGGCCTCATTCCGAGCCAAACAGCAAGAGCTTGGGCTACAAACTTCAGGTTCTGGTGATAGAAGCCAGAATCATACTGTTACTGCTTTGGAAATCCAGTATTTGTATTTTGCCGTTGTTTCACGTTTTGTCGAATCTCATCATGACGAAATCAAGCAATCCTTGCCGGATACCGACTGCATGGATATCCTGCACGAATGGAAAACAGCACTTGATGCTTTGTCGTCCAAGGATTTTACGGCACTCTCCAACCGCGTCGACTGGGTGGCGAAATACCAGCTGCTCAGCAAAATGAAGGAACGCAACCCCTCGCTTTCGACGACGCAAGCCCTCCAAATCGATATGAATTACCACGATATTGCCAACGGAAGTATTTATCCGTCGTTGGTTAAACATGGGCTGGTGGAAACGCTTGTAACCTATGAAGCCGTCGAACATGCCGTCGAAAACCCGCCTCAAGACACTCGTGCCGCACTTCGTGGAGGATTCGTCCATCAGGCTCTAGCTTCAGGCGCAACATTCACCTGCGATTGGACGCATCTCAAGACGACTGCCCCAACTCGTCACGAAGCTGAGCTCATCGATCCGTTCGCAGCTACACCTGATGCGGATTACGCACAATTGATGCAGAGTTTATAA
- the dop gene encoding depupylase/deamidase Dop, producing the protein MSVRRMMGTETEYAVSDMGANHYNPVQLSFDVVSGAANPETQHIRWDYRQEDPLNDARGTRLPRAAARPDMLTDEPQRQIVNVIAPNGGRVYVDHAHPEYSAPETMDPFEAVCYDHAGDRIMFDASQKVNARNHSHIVLHRNNVDGKGASWGTHENYMMLRSVPFDKVAALMTLHFVSRQIYTGSGRVGIGEKSEEAGYQLSQRADYVHSIVGLQTTFDRPIVNARDESHVTGDYRRLHVIVGDANRMDVPQALKLGTTSMLLWLLEHADADDSACDLDGLLADLQLVDPVEAMHIVSHDLNLAAQLPLEQGGFTTAWQIQVRLFSAVSTQGAATYGSDSRGEPLWPDEPTKRIMTMWQQALMDVAAVRHASDDKRLKMADEGSRLEWLLKWQLLERLRRKTNTTWSDPKLAALDLSWAALDPSHSVFSRLQSQTERVPLSSNESQGQAGIEVQRAASKPPEDTRAWLRAEIINRFPNDVVAVSWSHITVSQGDKTGSALESEYTTDAEGNRMSQTSSHLFSLDISNPIRWTKANCQESLAYSDSNHESAAQALKRLADLFKK; encoded by the coding sequence ATGAGCGTTCGTAGGATGATGGGGACCGAGACGGAGTATGCCGTTTCGGATATGGGAGCCAACCACTACAACCCGGTTCAGCTTTCGTTTGACGTCGTCAGCGGCGCCGCGAACCCGGAGACGCAGCATATTCGCTGGGATTACCGGCAGGAAGATCCGCTGAACGATGCTCGAGGCACCCGTCTGCCCCGTGCCGCAGCCCGACCCGATATGCTCACCGATGAGCCGCAACGACAGATCGTCAATGTCATTGCGCCCAATGGTGGCCGCGTTTACGTCGACCACGCGCATCCCGAATATTCTGCGCCCGAGACCATGGATCCTTTTGAAGCCGTCTGTTATGACCATGCCGGCGACCGGATCATGTTCGATGCGTCGCAGAAAGTCAATGCTCGCAACCATTCTCATATCGTTCTGCATCGCAACAACGTGGATGGCAAGGGCGCCAGCTGGGGCACGCACGAAAACTACATGATGCTGCGCAGCGTTCCGTTCGACAAGGTCGCGGCACTGATGACGTTGCATTTCGTTTCACGGCAGATTTACACGGGCTCCGGCCGCGTCGGCATCGGTGAGAAGAGCGAGGAAGCAGGCTATCAGCTGAGCCAACGTGCCGATTACGTTCATTCCATCGTCGGCCTGCAGACTACGTTCGACCGCCCGATTGTCAATGCCCGCGACGAATCCCATGTCACCGGTGACTATCGCCGTCTGCATGTCATCGTCGGCGACGCCAACCGCATGGACGTGCCGCAGGCTTTGAAACTGGGCACGACAAGCATGCTGTTGTGGCTGCTTGAACACGCAGATGCCGATGATTCGGCCTGTGACCTTGACGGTTTGCTTGCGGATTTGCAGTTGGTCGACCCCGTCGAGGCGATGCACATAGTCTCACATGATCTGAACCTTGCTGCCCAGCTACCTCTTGAGCAAGGCGGTTTCACGACGGCCTGGCAGATTCAGGTGCGTCTGTTTTCGGCTGTTTCCACGCAGGGAGCGGCTACCTACGGAAGTGACAGTAGAGGAGAACCGCTGTGGCCTGATGAGCCAACAAAACGCATCATGACGATGTGGCAGCAGGCATTGATGGATGTGGCCGCCGTGCGCCATGCCAGCGATGACAAACGTCTGAAAATGGCTGATGAGGGCTCGCGCCTCGAATGGCTGCTCAAATGGCAGTTGTTGGAGCGTTTGCGCCGCAAAACCAATACCACTTGGTCTGACCCGAAACTGGCTGCTCTAGACCTGAGTTGGGCAGCCCTCGACCCATCACATTCAGTGTTTTCACGTTTGCAGTCGCAGACCGAGCGTGTGCCTCTAAGCTCAAATGAAAGCCAAGGTCAGGCCGGTATCGAGGTCCAGCGTGCCGCTTCAAAGCCACCGGAAGACACCCGCGCCTGGCTCCGTGCCGAAATCATCAACCGCTTCCCGAACGATGTAGTCGCCGTCTCGTGGTCCCACATCACCGTCTCGCAAGGCGATAAGACCGGTTCTGCTTTAGAATCCGAATACACCACGGACGCCGAGGGCAATCGCATGTCCCAAACGTCCTCTCATCTTTTTTCGTTGGACATCTCCAATCCCATACGTTGGACCAAGGCCAATTGCCAAGAATCCCTTGCATATTCCGATTCCAATCACGAATCCGCTGCACAAGCTTTGAAGCGTTTAGCAGACTTATTTAAAAAATAA